The region GATGTGGAATAAAAACTGCTTAAGGCGCTCTCATGAATAAGGGTTTGATCCAAATCAATGCAAGTTCAACGTCCTAAAAAAGTATGACTATTTCTTTTTCTGCAAATCATTCACAAAAGACATAATGGAATGGAATCGAATGATAATAGAGTAACAACATGATGCCTTAACTAAGCACTCAAACCATGTCAATTTAAAAGATTATAGAGGAAATTTGAGCTTCAATTGGTTCAATCATTTGAGCAGTGTATAATGTATATCTATATTctataatttcatatttttacaatatttaattaaattattaaatcaataattttctatcagtttaagcttttgagataaatgataaattaacatggtatcaaagtaaATGTTCTAAGTTCGAACATTGTCTCTGTCATACACCTtctattttaattgaatatcCACATGTTAGGCCTCATTTATTAAGTTAGAGTTTAAACCACACGTGAGGGGGTGTTAGAATatctaattaaatgattaaatcaatcatttcttattagcttaagcttttgaaacaaTTGGTGATTTTACACATCAATCACGGATCTGACTTAAGTGttgtagttaaaaaaaaaaaaaaaagcaaaaaaagggAGGTTCAGATTTAACTCCAATATCCTTAAGCCATACGACATTGTGGTGCCAGCAAAAAGTTGAGGCAATTGACGCCGTCTGTTTTCAAGGCAAACTCCAAGACAAGAAGTTCTTCCAATTTGATCACAATCCGAATTCAACCGAAGCAACATCGAACTTAGAACTTGTCGAAGAAGCCGAAGTTGAAGATTTCGGTGAAATACAGAGAGAAGTATGGAGAGGGtgtgaggaaaaaaaataaaaaaggaaagagagagaatcgagagaggagaaagagagaagctgagcaagagagagagagaagacgtGAGGATAGAAAGAAACAGAGGTGAAGTCATGATAGAGAAAGGGGACTAATTCTCGACCAAGAGCAAAAGGTATAAAATTGCCTCATTTctctctgttttgtttttttgtttattgtttgtgCAAATGATACCTTTGTTGCGACTCACTCCGAGTTTTATGGTAGTTCCAATCGGTGGAACATGAACTTTGCTAAAGCGGCTCATGATtgagaggtggatgtctttgcctcaTTCTTCTAGGTGTTGTATACAGCTACAGTAAGACAATGAAGTGAAGATAAGCTACAATGGGTTTTgtccaaaagagggttgttcAAGGTTATATCTTTTTATTGCCCCTTGGTCTGTAGTGAAGGATGTTGAGAGTGTGTAGCAGACACCTTATGAGGTGGCACATCATTTTGGTGGATAAATGTTGCATGTATAAGAGGAATAGGGAGTTTGTAAaccatctttttcttcattgtgacatgacttatgccatttggattgcctTCTTCAATCGTTTTGGACTGTCTTGGGTTATACTTAGACATATAGTCATTatgtatgcttgttggtggacttcTAGCAGTCCGCAGAGTGCCATTGTGTGGAAAATAGTGCCTACGAGCCTTTTATGGTGTTCATGAAGGGAAATGAATGACAGAAGTTTTAAGGACCATGAgaaaacattggaggagattTAAGTCCTTATTCTTCAAAACTTCATATCTGTAGACAACTGCTTATGTGTCTCCTTTGATGATTAGTTATAGttatttccttgttttttttgctctttctagttaggtattttcttttgcatattttatgtGCACTTAAAGACACTTTACACTTTTATGATATATGTCGTTTactcatatattaaaaaaaaaaatgaaaaaaagaaaaaagaatgaaaagaagaaagaatataaCTGAATGTGTGAAATTGTGCAACGAAAGATTGGTAGAATTGTTTTGTTGAATTCCCTCTACATCTGCACTATCATatcaaaaagactagtcaatttggagcttccttaaaatcatttataaaaccCGGTTTCACCTGATAAGCAAACAATGTAAAACTTAGCACTCGTGAGTGTCTTtacaaatcacacattttataTAAGTTACTTATCTTTTCAATATGAGACTGGAATAATAGAGAAGCTCTATGCCCACGAAGAGCAAAGCTGTCTAGTGAAGGAATGGAAGAAATTTCTACTGCAAAAGATCTTTGATGATAAGTCTGCACCTCTGCTTCTCTCTATCCTTTCgccttctctctcttgctcagcttctctctttctcctctcacgattctctctctttccttctaTACTTCTCCTTGTTTTTCACTGAAATCTTCAACTTCAGCTTCTTCAACAAGTTCTAAGCTTGATTTTTCTCCGAATGAATTAAGATTGTGATCAAATTGGAAGAACTTATTGTGTTAGAGTTTGCCTTGGAAACAGACGGCATCAATTGCCTCCAACTTTATGGAGAGCACCACGACATCGTATAGATTAAGGATATTAGAATTAAATCTGGCACGTTATTATTTTTGCATGGATCTCCTGTTGTTTTTTTACACCACCTAAGCCGGATCCTATCAATCACAACCCACTGATTCTTAATCTAGCGTAAGTTCCTAGCTTTGTTTTCAAACCTATTTCTTATTTTGGTGAATATTTGGGAATGAGTTAACATCACACATAAGGCAGATGATGATGAAGCTCAAACCCCCGAATCACAATAATTTGAGAACAATATATAGCGTGGCTAGTTTATCAATGCCTTAATAGATTGGCTGGAACCATAGTCCCTTGATGTAGCAATGGTTCATGACTACCATAACTTCAAAGTCATCCATCATTATCAAGGTGCTTGAATCACATCCCTAGTACAACATCTTGATAAATCAGCACAAAatcctattcaaataaataaatttggatAAGAACTTCCCTATATGATACCAAGATGCATTCAGAGACGAGGCTTTTTTCTAGGTTAAGAGCCTTCCTATTGTATTGCAGTTGCTGAGAAATTGCACTGCATAACCGCTGCCAAATATGACACTAACTTGTGGTTTATAAAGGCAAAATGAAGAGAACTATACTGCAAGTAGACAACTTAAGGAAATGAAAAGGTGCTAATTTTGCATCGCGCTCAAGGAAAGAATTGACAatcaagcaaaaaataaaggcattTTAGGCTTCACCCTTCAAATCCACCGATCCATAGAGTCATCCTAAAAGTCACACCACTCACACAACACACTCTCCCCAATAAATGCAATCTCCCAATCCCCTATCACATTCCTCATAGGAGACCCGCATCATCCACAGGCATACAGAAGCCCCACTATTAAATTAACCAACTTTAAGTGTGGGTGTGCTGTTGAAGGCTAAATTACACGCCTTTAGCAGTTCCAACTGAAGCAGCGTCTAGAAGTGCAACAATCCCAAGATAGCAAGTTTAGCACAAAAACGGTTGTGTAACATAGATTATGTTAGGAGTTGCTGACACACGCCAAACATGATAAAGATACACTACACAACTCTCAATTGCCAGTAGAAAGGATTAAAGCATTTTGAGTATCCAAATACAACAATATGGTACAACATAATTGAATGCTATCACAAACACCAACCTCTAACTGGCATTGCCATCAGGGCAACGCCGTGAGCCTGGCCTCGAACACGAACCCCCGGCAGAGGCCGTCGCCGACGCCGCTCCCAGGCACCCCGTCGACCCAGCGCCACTCCCCTTTGGCCTCGCAGCGGTCCCAGACGGCCAGCTTCGCAACCCTCTTGGCCGAGAAGCATACCCTATCGGCACCACCGAACACCTTGAACTTGCTCGACTCCTGGAAGCACTTGAACATGTCCGGGGGCATCCGACCCGCCTCGTCCCACTCCAACGTGTCCAGGTCCAGCCTCAGGATCAGGATCGTCGAGGACGACGCGTTCAACGAAAACGACGACTTTAACCCTCCGATCATCAGCAGTCGGTTCCCGTTCCCTCGCACCAAACGCGGCCGTTTCAGTATGTCAAACACGTCCCCCCACTCGTGCCGCTCCAGGCGAGTCCACGTCTGGGAGCTCCTCAGCCTCCTGATCGAGCAAGAGAACAGCTTCCACTGGCTCCGCCAAGGCGAACCCATGTCACATAGCGAGTACACCGAGTCCGACACCAGGATTGGGCTTCGCGGCTTCGAGGGCAGGTTGGATGAGAACTTGAGCCACTGGTTCGAGCCGGAGAAGTACAGGGCCGCGAGCTCCGTCAGCACCATGACTCGGTTGGCCGAGTCAACAAGGACCGAGCCGTGGCGCGACCAGGCGGATCCCAGCTGGGGGAGGACTTTGAATTGCCGAGTCAAGGGGTTGCAGACCACGAGGGATTTGCTCGACTCGGGCGAGTGGGGCGAGTCGGCCCAGAGGTATACGAGCCCGAACGAGGATGCGACGGGGTGTGGGGACCGGAAGGGGAGGAAGTCGAGGGTCAATCTGAGCCATCGATCCTGGTCCGGATCGAACACgtggagggagggaggagagGAAGCGTGGcgatgatggtggtggtggtggtggtggtgaggtGGGCGGAGAGCGAGGAGGGTGGATGGTGGTCGGGCGGCAATGAGGTCTGTGAAGTACGGTGAGGTCAGAATCTGGTGGAAGTACTTGCAGACAGAGCGGCAGATCATGATCTGGCGGAGCGGGAGGCTTGAGAAGATCTGATGGAGAGTATCCTGCGGGAGCCGGTAGATCGGGCACGCGTCCATGTTTCCGAGGATCAGAGCGTCTTGGTAGTGGTGGTGGAGGGGAGAGGAGCCGATGGTTGGCTTGGGGGATTGCTGGGGATTTTTGGAAATGTGGGGTCGTGATTTCTCATGCTAATAGTTATTTGACACCTGTTCTTCTTATGGCCGGGTTGTGCCCTTTGCTCAATTACCTGATTTCTCAATTTACGTACAATATTTCATTAAATGTTCATTGACTAAAAGCATTATacccttattatttttttattttttttctataggtgagataataatatatcattaataccaaaaaaaaaaaaaactaaacaccAGAGAAAGGAGTGCCAGTCCCAAAATCTCATAACAATTAATacattgtaaaaaaataataataatataaattgaaaattggCTAAAAAAAGCCTTTCTAACCGGAAAAATAAAACCCTATCTTACCGGACAGTGGACACCCTAAAAAAGCATTATCATGAGAGATAATATTTTGTCAATGACGCAATTTTTGGCCATTTTATTCATGTGGCAATGTGGCTCTTTAtctaattttaagattttttttttattaaaaaaaaatggtaaaaataaaatttactacgagaacaaaaatgataaaaaaaaaaaaaaaaaaaagtcttaaaaTACAATATATCATAACTCTTATCATAATAAGATGAACTTGAGGGAATCTAAATCCCAATTCCTTTAGCTAAACGTGAAAGAGGAAAAACTCAAATTAGTATTAACCCGCATGCGGTCAAACCTACCAACTTAATTTGAAGATAAGTTGTGTATCACTTTAAAGATATGAGATGAATCTCACGGATAAAATCCATTTGGTGAGTTCCACAACATGAGACCCACCCATATCACTAAGACTTTTGCACAAGACAATACCGTGCAAAAGTCATTTTCCTAATTTGGATTGGATTCTCTCTAACTTGGAGTGTGGGCCCAACGACAAAACTCATTGATCAGCTCCAAAACCAACATCACATGGCGATCCATGCTAATGTAACATCCATGTAGGAACCAAACATGCATGTACACAACGATGATGAGCCGATGACATGTTTTCAATCTTAGCTCAGCGATCAACTTGCCACTTGTTTCTGTTGACAAGATTCTTGGGTGTAAGAAACTAatactccatttgtttcgacgtaaaatgattttcgtcgtaaaatgatttcggcgaaattattttcagaaaaaataattttcttgaaaataattttcggtgtttggtttgcacgaaaaaattacgaaatgcaaaaatcagagtttggcaaatgtcgccggaatccggcaacgtccggtcgccattgccggattccggcgaaaaaagtttgaccggatccgaccaaaatggccggatccggccattttggcagGATCCGGCaggatcaatggccggattcagtcatatccggccggaatTTTGTCATCccgtggccggattccggcgccggTACAATTCCGGTGACCTGATTTCGGCGCCAGCAGGATTCCGACGACCGGATGTTCTCGGACTCTGGCGCCGACTGGATTTCgacgaccggatgttgtcggactccgacGCCGACCGAATTCCGACGACcgataattgttaaattctgatgatcggatatcaaacatgcgtgtaaggacgaagagtttcatttcggaaaacgatttacggttttaaaaatcgtaaatcattttccgaaaattaaagaagcttttacggtcaaaccgaaaatgattttcgttgaccattattttcgtccctaccaaacaccggaaaatgtcgaaatcgttttccagaaatcattttacgccgaaacaaacggagcataagaaaAACATTGTGCTATGGATTTGGCTTAGcggtaagaaaataaaataaaataccttAGATAGTCAAGActcaattttaaatgttttacaaaaaaaaatagagaaaatgaagttaaattttagctattgaaaaaactacagcatatatattgtaatttttttacagtACCTATATTATAGTTTCATAtcaattttagttatttatgtcAAATCAATCACACCGTTTGAGAGGGAATGCGACAACAACAAAAGACAACGTAGAAATGTCGTTCGTTGGCAAATTACTTTTTGCTGCTCAAGCATTGCCAgttggtgttttgtttttttgctatTTAGTTGCGAGAAataattgttgtacaactttaaACATAATATTCGTCCAACTTTATCTACATgacagtttatttttattttttttaagaaaatgaccTAGCATTTCTTCTACAATGGTTAcgttgttttttgaaaaaataaaaaataaactgacACGTAGGCAAAGTTGGAAGAAAATTGTATCTCCGGGTTTGTACAACAATTATTTATTGTTAGATTGCTGTTAATTAGCTCCCAAGATATTATGCAAATATGAACTTTTCCTACCATTAGACTTCCACTTATTATCATATTGTAGAACAATTTGATCAGGATCTTTTAGAGCATTCTCATTGGTTAGCCCTAGCCAGAGTgctaaaataagagtaaaaagaTTTGCACTCAACTcaataatttggaaaaaaaaaacaaaatttggtgggCTGTTAGAGTTTCACTAAATTTATTGTTCACCTTACtaaatgtaaaatcaaaatattttttaatttctaacattctctctcatttcaataaagaataaagaaatttttagaaaagaatatttaaatgtaaaAGTGAGaattaatagttaaaatagaaaatacgcAAGGCTAGCCCAGATCGAGCATCCAACGGGTTGCATACAGACAAAATAGAAACTAACAAAAGTAGGTCGAACAGACGATCTCTCCTAAGCCAGGATGCCGATACAGCCATTTGCTTCTCTGTGTTTGTCCAAAGTTAGTGTTCTAACCTGTTGAAAAAGCCACCTATAATTATGAAATgggaagattttttttattatttttgtcaagATTGATGGTCGCTTTTGCATCCATTTCGACAATGAGATTTGAAATTCCAAGTCCAGTTCCACTGGTTCATGGATGGCTGTCATCGTATCTTTACGAATAATGttgaatattatatttttattttataatactaATGTGGTATTATTAATcaactcttatttttatttttatttttaaaataaagatagaACTAAAATTGATTAGAACTGCTATATCAacactgtaatttttttttattcttctatttGTAGCTCCTCTAACTGCTATAATAATTTGCTAACTTTATagcaaattattattaaaaaaaaaaaatcttagaattaaaataaagaaagataaaaaaataataaaaaaaataatatttaaatgatataatgaaattataaataatcGGATGTATGGTATATTTTGAAACccattagttaaaatagataaaataagttttaattaatcattttacatataaaaatacataagccattgAGAATAATCTTAGAACAAGCAAGAAATTGAGCTGTCCACTCTATAAAAAAGCCATTACTTGTTGggagaaatgagaaaaagacaTGCTAGTAAtatgaaataattataaaataaaaatatagttattaTAGCGTAGCCAGACTATGTGGAGATccaataagaagaaaaagactgTGGAGATCGAAATCGGCCCACTACTTAATTTGGTAAATGGGACTAGTCTTAATTAGCACAACAAAATTAGTGTACCTCGCCAGCGTATCTTATGGACAATGGGCCAGCCCATCATAAGGTAAGCCGAAAGTGGGAAATCAGGGCCCTTGCCCGTGCTCAAGATATTCATCTGCATGGTTGCAAGCTAGTAAAATCGGGCGAGCTTTAGCTTTGATAAGTCAAGCTCGATCTAAGCTTGAGTTGAGTTTAGCCTTTTCAAGATTGGGCTCTAGTTATCAACATAGTCGAATTATCTCTTTTTAGTGCATCTCTAGCAATGTTATACattttagttaataaaaaagcacaatttttttttttacttactattttttcaatataaattcctataattttttttttttattttttttttatttcattctctattttatttaaatattatttatttattgttttcttaaaccatcgagaaagaagagagaaattattaaaaaaaaaaaatggggtaattacttttttcccccatcaactaccagtcattgtcaacatgcccctatgaactgacacatcgaccaaaagaaagtatccaactaccaactttacatactttgtcCCCTACcttcagtttaattcgtaaaaagacttaaataccctaactcaaattcaaaaatgacataaatgccctcaacttttttaaacgtattaattttaatatttttttattaattactgttggagggcattttggtctttaaaccaaaattaacgccccaaaatgaaatatttcatccaagttaacgggatttcCTAACGGAGGGTaacaaagtatgtaaagttggtagttggatgttctcttttggtcgaggtgtcagttcattggggcatgttgacaatgattggtagttgatggggaaaaaatgtaattagccaaaaaaagaaaaaagaaaatacataagCTATAGTGATTACCCAAAGTAGCTAATCAAAAAGCAAAATATGTGTTTTAGATAAGGAAATAACAAATTGTTGGATGTAATTTTTCCCTTATATTAGCTAAATTATACACAATATTGAAGTTTTAGAGCACCTGCAAAGAGATGCTCTTATTTAGGCATGATCAAATACCAACTTAAACACCACccaattcaaataacaaattGCGATCGGAGTTAGATTGGTagactttttttattagtattattaaaGTTAAGTCGAAAGTCAAAATAGGgttattaaaatttgaaaaacccAACCCAAACTCAACTGGCGGAGGGGGAGATTTGCCTGTGAAGCTTGAGAACAACAATAAGGGGGCCAACATGCGTGAGTACTATGATGGCGAGGGGTTGTTGATGTCGCTAAAATCCATCACACGAAGAATTATAGATGGTTTGGTGTTAAATATTTTTGTCCACCATTCTGAATAGACTTTAGAGCTATATTGTGCTAATTAACTTGatttgtctacaatacaaatgTTCTTATTTATAGGGTATAGAGCAAATacaagtatggtaatcaaatctccattatttgattacaattaactCGTAAATAACGAATATTTCAATATTaaccaaatatgaaatatacgaaaaatataatttattttcgatACATTCTAACAATCATAGTACCCATCATCATCATAGATTGGCAATGGTTAATAGTTCATTAACTCGTTGCTCTTTGCTCTTTGCctcactttctttttgtttttttccttacGAATACAAAAGATATACATGTATAGATGATGTGTGTTGTTATTCCATTTATAACTTAGGTCTTGTTTGGTTTGCGAAATgagtattttattataaaaagtgAATAGTTATTATTGAGAATGAAAGAGAGCAGAATGAAATAGTTATACATATACTTCAAttggaatcaaatcaaaatgactaaaaacacccctacattatttatttatttatttatttttttttttaaaaaaatcaaattaaaaaaaagaagaagtgaaaaTTGGTGGGCGATCGCGGCCACCCCGGAGTGGTCTCTGGGGTtggttgcggccacccccaaatgcaTCGGGTGTGGTGCAACCACCCATTGAGGTGGTTGGCCAGCCAAAATATAACGtaggtttataattttttattataattattttttaaaaataatatcagagaataaaaaataatatgagtggctttttttttaattttttttgaaaaatttagtctattatttgaggaataattattcatctcattttttagagaaatatatattcatctttttagagaataattattttcattgtAATAACTATTCAAATGAATAGACTCCtactaaataaatatgaatcaCCATTCTATTGCATAAATCTATTTTGCGAACCAAGTTATGCCACATTTTTTTCGGGTTGTCACGGCATGATAACTCTTTATCTTATAGGAAGCACCTATGAAATATCTTCTGGTTCCCCTGCAAATAAATTTGGTTACATTTTTAGGAAGTTAAATGTGAAAGGGAATAATGGGCATGTATAGGTTGAATGGCCGGTCCCTCTGgtcttgataattttttttgttggatttgCCAAATGGTTTCGTAAGATCTCAGTTCTCACACAGCCTGCGAAACCCTGTTGTTCAATCTTTTCTATTGCTTCCATAATTGGAAACCTTTCCTGCAACCAGTTTTCTTGAGCAAAAAGCCCCTCTGTTTTCtcccattaaaaaatgaaaaagaaaatctggCGCTCTTGTTTTTATTTCCCAACTAACTTCCCTAACACATGTTCCAACAGTTCCATTGTGAGCTTTGGTAGGGGCCACACGCTTGCTGGTGAAAAAATATCTGCCCAAGACGACAGAGGATAAGATTCAAATTGGTTCCACGTGATTCTCTATCCGTCCGACTAGGCAGATCACCTACCAAAAGAATCTTCATTTCTCTAACGTGGCCCTTCCTGGACCATGGTGAACGTCGTCGTTTAGCGGCGTCAATTTTCCACGATCTAGTTTTATGTCGCACTCGGGCGCACCTAATTAATAATTACTACGTCGGTGATGTGTACCAAAAACAAACCGCACTCTTTCTTGCTAGTTTTAGagtctcttctttttattttgatttggaAGGAAGGCAACGCAGAGAATCTTGAGTGGTTATTGAAGAACAGAACAAAGAGAAAACATGAATTGTGCGAGAGAAAACTTGGGAGGAAAGTAATTCTCTGATTGTATCGATGAAGATAAATAACTGTAGTCTGTAGATCACttgcagtatatatatatactggcTTATAAGACTTGCAGCCCAAGTTAGAGTCTAGCAAAATATCTGACTAACTAACAAAACAGGAAAGGATTACGTGTTTATACAAAATTATCACGTGGAAAATAAATCTAATATCTAGTATGATTTAGAGGTTATAATTCATTTTTGGACGTTTGTGTTGAAGTAGAAAGATTTGGAAGTTTCTACACGTGGCCAACGAAACCAACAACTTCAAGATTCCATTGGCGTGAGTTAATTATATAAGGTAATAGAGAAGATGCAGGATGTTTATCAACTTGATATACACCTTGGGGACGATCTTATCTCTTATGTAATTTTGTTATAATCAATTTGCTAAGTTCAAGAGAGGACAAATAGCCGGCCCTAAGAGGCAATTTTTTCctttggaggcaaaaatctctTTTGAGCGTGTTCATGGAGGAGGGAAGCGTAAGGCTTCCCttaaatttctctctcttcGGGCTTTGCCGGCTCTTTAGAGGTGAAGGGGTGGTGTTTTCTCGTCCTTTTCGGGATTGagaagtggtttttttcttttgatttcttgGGTGTAACGGCAGATGATTTTTCCCGTTTCCAAGTTTTGGTTCTCTTCCTTGGGCATCCGGTCTGATTTGTGGCGCCGAGGGTTTTTGGGCTTCGAATATGTGTTTCTTAAGTGGTGATGCTGGATTGGAACGCCACGTCGGAGCCGAATTCTTACAGGAGTCTTTGTGACGGCGCTGCTGGTCGGGATGGCCACACCGAGGTTATTTTCATTCAGTTGATTGCAGCAGCGGCGGCTTAGGGTTTCTACTGGAACGGTGGTTTAGGGTGCGGAGGGGCTCGGTTTTGGGGATCTACGTCTCCGGTAAACCGATCCATTTGTCGCCCGACACCTCCGCCCTCACCCGAAATGAGCGCCCAAATTTCCGGTTCAGATCCAGAATTAGCGAACGAACTGTCGAGTCAAAAGGGGGAAGTGGGGAAATTGGTTCGCCAGTGCatttgcagtttttttttttttttttttttttttttttttttttttctgtgtttttgtttggttgttagTGAATGCAGCTGTTGGGTTGTCTTTGTAAGATCAAAATATGGTACTTCAAAGCTATTTGATAGCTTAGTTTGTGTGCCCTCTCCCAGTTCAAGTAGGGTTTTATGGTGATGTAGAGGCATCTTTCTGTTGTCTAGGTTTTTGAGCAGCTGTATTTATGTGA is a window of Alnus glutinosa chromosome 4, dhAlnGlut1.1, whole genome shotgun sequence DNA encoding:
- the LOC133866751 gene encoding SKP1-interacting partner 15, with protein sequence MDACPIYRLPQDTLHQIFSSLPLRQIMICRSVCKYFHQILTSPYFTDLIAARPPSTLLALRPPHHHHHHHHHRHASSPPSLHVFDPDQDRWLRLTLDFLPFRSPHPVASSFGLVYLWADSPHSPESSKSLVVCNPLTRQFKVLPQLGSAWSRHGSVLVDSANRVMVLTELAALYFSGSNQWLKFSSNLPSKPRSPILVSDSVYSLCDMGSPWRSQWKLFSCSIRRLRSSQTWTRLERHEWGDVFDILKRPRLVRGNGNRLLMIGGLKSSFSLNASSSTILILRLDLDTLEWDEAGRMPPDMFKCFQESSKFKVFGGADRVCFSAKRVAKLAVWDRCEAKGEWRWVDGVPGSGVGDGLCRGFVFEARLTALP